A genomic segment from Stegostoma tigrinum isolate sSteTig4 chromosome 1, sSteTig4.hap1, whole genome shotgun sequence encodes:
- the tmem165 gene encoding transmembrane protein 165 isoform X2 — protein sequence MANIVSDESVTKTNLGFIHAFVASISVIIVSELGDKTFFIAAIMAMRYNRLTVLAGAMLALGLMTCLSVLFGYATTIIPRKYTYYVSTALFAIFGFRMLWEGLKMSPDEGQEELEEVQAEIKKKDEALQRSKTANGPQDIESGSSAHLSQKRRMPCISPIFVQAFTLTFLAEWGDRSQLTTIVLAAREDPFGVAVGGTLGHCLCTGLAVIGGRMVAQKISVRTVTIIGGIVFLAFALSALFISPDSGF from the exons ATGGCTAACATTGTAAGCGATGAGTCTGTTACCAAAACAAACCTGGGTTTCATACACGCCTTTGTTGCTTCCATATCGGTCATTATCGTCTCTGAGCTGGGTGACAAGACATTCTTCATAGCAGCTATCATGGCCATGCGCTACAATCGCCTCACTGTGCTCGCTGGAGCTATGCTGGCTTTGGGATTGATGACCTGTCTATCTG ttctctTTGGCTATGCGACTACAATAATTCCTCGGAAGTATACATATTATGTATCAACGGCACTTTTTGCAATATTTGGTTTCCGGATGCTTTGGGAAGGCTTGAAGATGAGTCCTGATGAAGGTCAGGAAGAACTGGAAGAAGTACAGGCAGAAATCAAAAAGAAGGATGAAGCT CTTCAGCGATCAAAAACTGCAAATGGTCCACAGGATATTGAGTCGGGATCATCGGCACATCTGTCACAAAAGAGGCGAATGCCTTGTATTTCTCCAATTTTCGTTCAGGCGTTTACACTCACATTTTTGGCAGAATGGGGAGATCGATCACAACTAACAACCATTGTATTGGCTGCCAgggag GATCCTTTTGGTGTTGCTGTGGGTGGAACATTAGGGCACTGTCTTTGTACTGGATTGGCAGTTATTGGAGGAAGGATGGTTGCCCAGAAAATCTCTGTTCGAACGG TGACCATCATTGGTGGAATAGTTTTCCTGGCATTTGCACTTTCTGCCTTGTTCATCAGTCCAGACAGCGGgttctaa